The genomic stretch TTTTTGAACGGACAGCTGGAAAAGATCGGACAAGTCGATATTCTTTTCATACCGGTCGGAGGGGTTGGAACAATAGACTGGAAGGTCGCGCAAGATATAATAAACGAGATCGAACCGAGGATCGTTATTCCTATGCATTTCAAAATAAAAGGTTTGACCGGAGAATTTTCAAAACTGGATACTGCGGAAAAGTTTTGCAAAGAGAATGGAGTTTCTCTTAATGACGCCGTAGACAAGCTCAGTTTGAAGAAAAAAGAACTCCCTCAGGATGAAGCGAAAGTCATCCTGATGAAACTTGCTTAAAAGCCTAAGATCTTTTTGTGGTTGATATTATTTCGAAGATAAAAGCCATAAGGAACAAGCCCGAAGAAACAAGAAAAATGATTTTGTGGACAATGGTTTTTATCTGCATGGTCATTGTTTTCGGAATATGGATATTTTCTTTTTCGAGGACAATGAATAATGCAAATAATTGGTCAGGTTTGGATCTTGATAAATCTCCGAACTATGGAAAATTTACGAAAAGCTTTGATGATCTGGAAAAAGAGAAAAAAGAAGCGATGAAAAATGTGACGCTTGAAGTTGAAAAGGCGGAAGCTGTGGCTATCGCGATGAAATATGTTAATGAGAGCAAGGTTTTGGAAGGGATCGGCGCAAAGGACATAAAATTGACCAAGGCGGAGAAGATGGGCGGTGTTTGGCTTCTGGAATATGGACAGATATATAAGAATATTCCGGTCGAGCTTAGTGATATTGCGATCTCGGTCAACATAGAAGACAAATCTGCAAAGATCGAAAAGAGCGTCTATTATACCGGGATCGATCTGGAAGTAGTTTCGAAATTATCAGAAGCGGAAGCGCTGGAGATCATAAAGAAGGAGATCAAGGCGGAAAGTGTGATAGCGAAGAAGTCTGAGGTCGTAGTTTATACAGTTGAAGGCGGCAAGGAAGATCCGGTTCATCATCTTGCATGGAAGGTAAATGTTTATGATGAAGAATCGTTTTTTGATGCGACATACTTCGTAGACGCGAACAGCGGAAAGATTTTGTCTGAGTGAGATAGTTCAAGAGAATTCAGCGAATTCGGGCGAATTTAGGAGCGCCTGTAATATTTCAATATAAATAATAACAATACTATGAAAAAAGAGGCAATTGCTGAGGGTCCGGAAAAAAAAGCCAGTTTCGGCAAAGTGGAAGATATACAGATAACGCAAGAAATGCAGGATTCATATCTTGATTATGCCATGAGCGTTATCGTTCAGAGGGCGCTTCCGGATGTCCGGGACGGCCTGAAGCCCGTGCACAGAAGGATATTATATGCCATGCATGACATAGGCCTCAGACCGCAGGCGAAGTTCAAGAAATCTGCGACAGTGGTCGGAGAAGTGCTCGGAAAATATCATCCGCACGGAGACGCGGCGGTCTATGAGTCGATGGTCAGAATGGCGCAGGACTTTTCAATGAGATATCCGCTCGTCCATGGACAAGGAAATTTCGGTTCGATGGACGGAGACAATGCGGCAGCTATGAGGTATACGGAATGCAAATTGAAACAGATCTCCGAAGAACTTCTTACGGATATAGAAAAAAATACGGTTGATTTTGTGGACAACTACGATAAGTCCCGGAAAGAGCCGTCGGTTCTTCCCTCGAAAGTTCCTCAATTGTTGCTGAATGGGACCGTCGGGATCGCAGTCGGAATGGCAACGAGCATACCTCCGCACAATCTCGGAGAGATCATCGATGCTACGAATCTTCTGATAGATAAGCCGGATGCTTCGGTTGAGGATCTCGTGGAATTTGTGAAAGGACCGGATTTCCCGACCGGAGGATTCATTTTCGGACACAAAGACATTTTGCAGGCTTACTCGACGGGAAGAGGAAAGATCGATATGCGCGCAAAGGTGGATATTGTTGAAAATCAGAAAGGAAAATTCCAGATCATCGTGACCGAAATGGTTTATCAGGTCAACAAGGCCGCTCTCATCGAGAAGATCGCCGATCTGGTGAAAGAAAAGAAGATCGAAGGAATAAGAGACCTTCGGGACGAGTCGGACAGGGATGGAGTCCGTGTTGTCATTGATCTCAAGAACGATGCCTATCCCAAGAAAGTTTTGAACAAGCTCTATCAATACACCGATCTGCAGAAGGCGTTCCATATGAATATGCTTGCGTTGGTGGAAGGGATCCAGCCGAGGGTTCTGAATCTGAAGATGGTCCTTGAATATTTCATCAAATACAGGGAAGAGGTCGTGAGAAGAAGGACGCAGTTCGAATTGGACAGGGCGAAAGAAAGAGCGCACATACTCGAAGGATTATCGATCGCGCTTGACCATATCGATGCGATCATCAAGACCATAAAGAAATCTCCGACCAAAGAGGAAGCGCATACGGCTCTTATGAAAAATTTCAAACTGAGCGACAAACAGGCGGATGCTATCCTGGAAATGAAGTTGCAG from Candidatus Paceibacterota bacterium encodes the following:
- a CDS encoding PepSY domain-containing protein, with protein sequence MVDIISKIKAIRNKPEETRKMILWTMVFICMVIVFGIWIFSFSRTMNNANNWSGLDLDKSPNYGKFTKSFDDLEKEKKEAMKNVTLEVEKAEAVAIAMKYVNESKVLEGIGAKDIKLTKAEKMGGVWLLEYGQIYKNIPVELSDIAISVNIEDKSAKIEKSVYYTGIDLEVVSKLSEAEALEIIKKEIKAESVIAKKSEVVVYTVEGGKEDPVHHLAWKVNVYDEESFFDATYFVDANSGKILSE
- the gyrA gene encoding DNA gyrase subunit A — translated: MKKEAIAEGPEKKASFGKVEDIQITQEMQDSYLDYAMSVIVQRALPDVRDGLKPVHRRILYAMHDIGLRPQAKFKKSATVVGEVLGKYHPHGDAAVYESMVRMAQDFSMRYPLVHGQGNFGSMDGDNAAAMRYTECKLKQISEELLTDIEKNTVDFVDNYDKSRKEPSVLPSKVPQLLLNGTVGIAVGMATSIPPHNLGEIIDATNLLIDKPDASVEDLVEFVKGPDFPTGGFIFGHKDILQAYSTGRGKIDMRAKVDIVENQKGKFQIIVTEMVYQVNKAALIEKIADLVKEKKIEGIRDLRDESDRDGVRVVIDLKNDAYPKKVLNKLYQYTDLQKAFHMNMLALVEGIQPRVLNLKMVLEYFIKYREEVVRRRTQFELDRAKERAHILEGLSIALDHIDAIIKTIKKSPTKEEAHTALMKNFKLSDKQADAILEMKLQALAGLERKKIKDELEEKRLLIKNLEAILKSRAKVLGIIKTELAEIREKYSDERRTKVFRNAIGEFSQEDLIPSEDVIVTITKEGYIKRMSPQIYHVQHRGGKGVIGATMKEEDVVEHFFTTNTHNNLLFFTNMGRVFQTKAYDIPASTRTAKGQAIVNFLQLSQEEDVTAVVSLASKEEIKFLVMATKNGIIKKTEIEEFSNVRRSGLIAINLKKGDELRWVKPSGGSDEITVVAFNGQSIRFKEKDIRSMGRNASGVNAMRLKPSVEVVSMDVIPSSKTKDTRYILTVTENGFGKMSDLKYYKVQRRSGSGIKTAIINNKTGKLIGAKEIEESAVEKDLIIVSRKGQIIRIPISSIAKSGRATQGVRIMRLDPSDKIASITVI